One region of Epilithonimonas zeae genomic DNA includes:
- the metG gene encoding methionine--tRNA ligase: protein MSNRKMITAALPYANGPVHIGHLAGVYIPADVYARFQRRLGKDVAFICGSDEHGIPITIRAKKEGVTPQDIVDKYHEIIKKSFLDLGISFDEYSRTTSPNHRETSQDFFKVLYEKGKFTEEMSEQYFDEQAGEFLADRYIVGTCPNCGNENAYGDQCERCGTTLSPSELINPKSMLSGNVPILKETKNWYLPLNEYEDFLNEWIIEGHKDDWKPNVYGQVKSWLNDGLKPRAMTRDLNWGVPVPLPNAEGKVLYVWFDAPIGYISFTKEWAAKNGKDWKDYWQNEGSDLVHFIGKDNIVFHCIIFPAMMKAHGDFIMPKNVPAFEFLNLENDKISTSRNWAVWAHEYMEDFPGQQDVLRYALLSSAPETKDNNFTWKDFQTKNNSELVGIFGNFINRVAVLIHKYYNGVVPEGDVNAPELAEINKAAKEISGFLENYEFRNSLTALMNLARFGNQYLQTEEPWKTIKDNPEKAAHSLFVGAQIAVALAQLCEPFMPFSSEKLLDMFNVQKSDWNDVETKSVLIETGHKINEASLLFSKIEDDVIKAQIKKLEDTKQNNKKTNPNANPMKDEIQFDDFAKIDLRTATILEAEKVEKADKLLKFKVDTGVDIRTVVSGVAESFSPEELIGKQVMILLNLAPRKIRGIESQGMFLLTTKPDGKLSFVTPDNSNVENGIEIG from the coding sequence ATGTCAAACAGAAAGATGATTACGGCAGCTTTGCCTTATGCAAACGGACCGGTTCATATTGGGCATTTGGCGGGAGTTTATATTCCAGCAGATGTTTATGCTAGATTTCAAAGAAGATTAGGAAAAGATGTTGCGTTTATCTGCGGTAGCGATGAGCATGGGATTCCTATCACTATAAGAGCTAAAAAAGAAGGTGTTACACCACAAGATATCGTTGATAAATACCACGAAATTATTAAGAAATCGTTTTTGGATCTGGGAATTTCTTTTGATGAATATTCAAGAACGACCTCGCCGAATCACCGTGAAACAAGTCAGGATTTTTTCAAAGTTCTTTATGAAAAAGGGAAATTTACGGAAGAAATGTCTGAGCAGTATTTTGATGAGCAGGCTGGAGAATTCTTAGCAGACCGATATATTGTAGGAACTTGCCCGAATTGTGGCAACGAAAATGCTTATGGTGACCAATGTGAAAGATGTGGTACTACCCTTTCACCATCGGAGCTAATCAACCCAAAATCGATGTTGAGCGGAAATGTTCCTATTTTAAAAGAAACAAAAAACTGGTATTTACCATTAAATGAATACGAAGATTTTCTGAACGAATGGATTATCGAAGGTCACAAAGATGACTGGAAACCGAATGTTTACGGACAGGTTAAATCCTGGTTAAATGATGGTTTGAAACCTCGTGCGATGACCAGAGATTTGAACTGGGGTGTTCCCGTTCCACTTCCGAATGCTGAAGGAAAAGTACTTTACGTATGGTTTGATGCACCGATTGGATATATTTCTTTCACCAAAGAATGGGCTGCGAAAAATGGAAAAGACTGGAAAGATTACTGGCAAAATGAAGGAAGTGATTTAGTTCATTTCATTGGAAAAGATAATATTGTATTTCACTGTATTATTTTCCCTGCAATGATGAAAGCTCACGGCGATTTTATTATGCCGAAAAACGTGCCTGCTTTTGAATTTTTGAATCTTGAAAATGATAAAATTTCAACCTCAAGAAACTGGGCGGTTTGGGCTCACGAATATATGGAAGATTTCCCTGGACAACAGGATGTTTTAAGATATGCTCTACTTTCATCTGCTCCGGAAACGAAGGACAATAATTTTACCTGGAAAGATTTTCAGACGAAGAATAATTCTGAGTTAGTTGGAATTTTTGGAAACTTTATCAACAGAGTTGCTGTTTTGATTCATAAATATTATAATGGTGTTGTTCCTGAAGGTGATGTAAATGCGCCTGAATTAGCTGAAATAAACAAAGCTGCAAAAGAAATTTCAGGCTTCTTAGAAAACTATGAATTTAGAAATTCGTTAACAGCTTTAATGAATTTAGCTCGTTTTGGAAACCAGTATCTTCAGACAGAAGAGCCTTGGAAAACTATTAAAGATAATCCTGAAAAGGCCGCACATTCTTTATTTGTAGGCGCTCAGATTGCTGTGGCTTTGGCTCAGCTGTGTGAACCGTTTATGCCTTTCAGTTCTGAGAAATTATTGGATATGTTTAATGTTCAAAAATCAGACTGGAATGATGTTGAGACTAAATCCGTTTTAATTGAAACTGGTCACAAAATCAACGAAGCTTCTCTTTTGTTCTCAAAAATCGAAGACGATGTGATCAAAGCTCAAATCAAGAAACTGGAAGATACCAAACAAAACAATAAGAAAACAAATCCTAACGCCAACCCTATGAAAGACGAAATTCAATTTGATGATTTTGCTAAAATCGACTTGAGAACTGCAACAATTCTTGAAGCTGAAAAAGTAGAGAAAGCAGACAAATTATTGAAGTTCAAAGTGGATACTGGAGTTGATATCAGAACGGTTGTTTCTGGTGTCGCAGAAAGCTTTTCTCCTGAAGAATTGATTGGAAAACAAGTAATGATTCTATTGAATCTTGCGCCAAGAAAAATCCGAGGAATAGAATCTCAAGGAATGTTTTTATTAACTACAAAACCAGACGGAAAATTATCTTTCGTAACACCAGACAACAGCAATGTTGAAAACGGGATAGAAATCGGATAA
- a CDS encoding class I SAM-dependent methyltransferase produces MKDLMGRAIWDYYHNNNPKDLQTETSISELDELPVDYLFRDFKEMNKIEQKALKLANGKVLDIGAGAGSHSLYLQNESNLEVTALDISPKSIEVCKLRGVKSAVAENMLHFSEGTFDTILLLMNGTGIFQSLNVIDIYLEKLHSLLSSKGQILIDSTDILYMFDEDEDGGFYIPADGYYGELDYTVHYKGESEEPIKWLYLDFDTLKNAAENNGFKIEKVLQDEDSYLARLTKK; encoded by the coding sequence ATGAAAGACCTAATGGGACGCGCTATCTGGGATTACTACCACAATAATAATCCAAAGGATTTGCAAACCGAAACTTCGATTTCTGAATTGGATGAACTTCCTGTTGATTATCTTTTTCGAGATTTTAAGGAGATGAATAAAATCGAACAAAAAGCTTTGAAATTAGCCAACGGAAAAGTTTTGGATATCGGAGCTGGAGCTGGTTCGCATTCTCTTTATCTTCAGAATGAAAGCAATCTTGAAGTTACAGCATTGGATATTTCTCCAAAGTCGATTGAAGTTTGTAAACTAAGAGGAGTCAAGAGTGCGGTTGCAGAAAATATGCTGCATTTTTCAGAAGGAACATTCGATACAATTCTTTTATTGATGAACGGAACTGGGATTTTCCAAAGCCTGAATGTCATCGATATTTACCTCGAAAAACTCCATTCCTTATTGAGTTCAAAAGGTCAAATTCTGATTGACAGCACCGATATTCTTTATATGTTTGACGAAGATGAAGACGGTGGTTTTTATATTCCGGCAGATGGTTATTATGGTGAACTAGATTACACCGTTCATTACAAAGGCGAATCTGAAGAACCTATAAAATGGTTATATCTCGACTTTGATACGTTGAAAAATGCAGCCGAAAATAATGGTTTTAAAATTGAAAAAGTTTTGCAAGATGAAGATTCTTATCTGGCGAGATTAACTAAGAAATAA
- a CDS encoding vWA domain-containing protein — MTDKNKNFHTGFTFSKHIPEEVSHFDRVFGVFKDLLIHTSGDLDEAFDWLDMLDKEYDIFNEEYGLDDFIEDLKKRGYIKEEVKTEDGGSGTGEGKNILTAKLEAALRDYALDQIFGKLRKSGVGNHRTNKSGVGDEKDGENRNFQFGDDLAMVNLTESIKNAQINNGISDLRLTENDLIVEETKHKAQMSTVLMIDISHSMILYGEDRITPAKKVAMALVELIKRKYPKDSIDIIVFGNDAWPIQIKDLPYLQVGPYHTNTVAGLELAMDILRRKRNTNKQIFMITDGKPSCLKLPTGEYYMNSVGLDEKIVSECLNRAAQARKLKIPITTFMIAQDPYLRQFVKAFTAQNKGKAFLTGLSGLGQMIFEDYEKNRIKRI, encoded by the coding sequence ATGACAGATAAAAATAAAAACTTCCACACGGGATTCACTTTCAGCAAGCATATTCCGGAAGAGGTTTCGCATTTTGACAGGGTTTTTGGCGTCTTCAAAGACTTGCTCATCCACACTTCCGGAGATTTGGACGAGGCTTTTGACTGGCTCGATATGCTCGATAAAGAATACGATATTTTCAATGAAGAATATGGTTTGGACGACTTTATTGAAGACCTTAAAAAACGAGGTTACATCAAAGAAGAAGTTAAAACCGAAGATGGTGGCTCAGGAACCGGAGAAGGTAAAAATATACTGACAGCTAAACTGGAAGCAGCTTTAAGAGATTATGCACTTGACCAGATTTTTGGAAAGCTAAGAAAAAGCGGTGTCGGAAATCACAGGACCAACAAAAGCGGTGTTGGCGACGAGAAAGATGGAGAAAACCGAAATTTCCAATTTGGCGATGACCTTGCGATGGTCAATCTAACGGAAAGTATCAAGAATGCACAAATCAACAACGGAATTTCGGATTTGAGGTTAACGGAAAATGACCTCATCGTAGAAGAAACAAAACACAAAGCACAGATGAGCACGGTTTTGATGATTGACATCAGCCACTCGATGATTTTATATGGCGAAGACCGGATCACCCCTGCCAAAAAAGTAGCGATGGCTTTGGTGGAACTTATCAAAAGAAAATATCCAAAAGATTCCATCGACATTATTGTTTTCGGGAATGATGCGTGGCCTATTCAGATCAAAGATTTGCCTTATCTGCAAGTAGGACCTTATCACACCAATACTGTTGCAGGACTGGAATTGGCAATGGATATCCTCCGAAGAAAAAGAAATACCAACAAGCAAATTTTTATGATAACAGATGGGAAGCCAAGCTGCCTAAAACTTCCAACCGGCGAATATTATATGAACAGTGTTGGTCTGGATGAAAAAATTGTTTCGGAATGTCTTAACAGAGCAGCACAAGCCAGAAAACTGAAAATCCCCATCACAACTTTTATGATTGCACAAGACCCTTATCTGAGACAATTCGTGAAAGCCTTCACAGCCCAAAACAAGGGAAAAGCTTTTCTGACAGGGCTTTCAGGTTTGGGGCAAATGATTTTTGAGGATTACGAAAAAAATAGAATTAAAAGAATTTAG
- a CDS encoding sigma 54-interacting transcriptional regulator, which produces MKNDTTFKELKKSGYTDKTINQEIQANLIAKIKAKEPVFEGLWGYEDTVIPQLKKAILAGHHINLLGLRGQAKTRIARSIVNLLDEYMPIVKGSEINDNPFQPISKFARDLITELGDETPISWVHRSERFFEKLATPDVNVADLIGDIDPIKAATLKLPYSDERVLHYGMIPRANRSIFVLNELPDLQARIQVSLFNILQEGDVQIRGFQLRMPLDIQFVFTANPEDYTNRGSIVTPLKDRIGSQIFTHYPKTVALARQITEQEALISEDDKAKIQVPDLARNLLEEVAFAARESEYVDAKSGVSARLTISAMENLIAAAKLRLLESDSDKTQVRLLDFMSIIPSITGKIELVYEGEQEGADYVAKILIDDAIMVQFESLFPRISKLEKEGLKTPYTDIIQWFNNNHLELNYSDTDKEFYSKLDSIKPLTTLIEENVPELDDNDKKFCKELVLWALTISKKLDKSENASTFNFESAGIGQFFRS; this is translated from the coding sequence ATGAAGAACGATACGACATTCAAAGAATTAAAAAAATCGGGATACACAGATAAAACAATCAATCAGGAAATCCAAGCGAACCTGATTGCAAAAATCAAAGCTAAAGAACCAGTTTTCGAAGGACTTTGGGGTTACGAAGACACCGTGATCCCGCAATTGAAAAAGGCGATTTTAGCCGGACATCACATCAATCTTTTAGGGTTGCGCGGACAGGCAAAAACCAGAATTGCCAGAAGTATTGTCAATCTTCTGGATGAATATATGCCGATTGTGAAAGGCTCCGAAATCAATGACAATCCGTTTCAGCCGATATCGAAATTCGCAAGAGATTTGATTACTGAGTTGGGAGATGAAACACCAATTTCTTGGGTTCATCGTTCAGAAAGATTCTTTGAAAAACTGGCAACACCAGACGTGAATGTCGCAGATCTGATTGGCGATATCGACCCAATTAAAGCAGCGACTTTGAAATTACCATATTCAGACGAACGAGTTTTACATTACGGAATGATTCCAAGAGCTAACCGTTCCATTTTTGTTTTGAATGAATTGCCGGATCTACAAGCGAGAATTCAGGTTTCTTTGTTTAATATTTTGCAGGAAGGCGATGTTCAAATCCGAGGTTTCCAGTTGAGAATGCCTTTGGATATTCAGTTTGTGTTTACAGCAAATCCCGAAGATTATACCAACAGAGGAAGTATCGTAACCCCATTGAAAGATAGAATCGGTTCTCAGATTTTCACACATTATCCGAAAACCGTTGCATTAGCGAGACAAATCACGGAGCAAGAAGCTTTGATCTCTGAAGATGATAAAGCTAAAATACAAGTTCCTGATTTAGCAAGAAATCTTTTGGAAGAAGTGGCTTTTGCAGCCAGAGAAAGCGAATATGTTGATGCAAAGAGCGGCGTGAGTGCGAGATTAACGATCAGCGCAATGGAAAATTTGATTGCTGCAGCAAAATTGAGACTTTTGGAATCTGATTCTGATAAAACGCAGGTTCGTTTGTTGGATTTTATGTCAATTATTCCATCCATTACAGGTAAGATTGAATTGGTTTATGAAGGTGAACAGGAAGGCGCAGATTATGTTGCAAAAATCCTGATTGATGATGCCATTATGGTCCAGTTCGAAAGTCTTTTCCCACGAATTTCCAAATTGGAAAAAGAAGGCTTGAAAACACCTTACACCGATATCATCCAGTGGTTCAACAATAATCATCTGGAATTAAATTACTCCGATACAGATAAAGAATTCTATAGCAAATTGGACAGCATAAAACCTTTAACAACTTTGATTGAAGAAAATGTTCCTGAATTGGACGACAACGATAAAAAATTCTGCAAAGAGTTAGTTCTTTGGGCTTTAACCATCAGCAAAAAGTTGGATAAGTCAGAAAATGCTTCCACTTTTAACTTTGAATCGGCTGGTATTGGGCAGTTTTTTAGGAGTTAA
- a CDS encoding MFS transporter — protein MYNQGLFSNWVPKPLQLFMLFLITLVAMPVSGVYTGSLSYMVGDTGALSEYYMWANYATTVGMGAAMPIVLRAKMRFKVRDKVVALLVLMGVLSFINATTSNPMVIVFVSLILGFFKTFITIEVFLPLMMLMGGRGIFYGVFYTFILVITQVANYYAVEFSIIHNWRQFLIFVAILCFIVALICWVLMHDKYFALKMPLHYIDWLSILLFISTFMFSAYVFSFGKQQDWLNSQNIINASIAAFVSFALMVIRQATLKRPYLSFKIFTRNNVQVGLFLLLCLGMFLATTSLQNIFSVGVLGYDQLTNAKLNMMMIPGMLLAGILAVYWFKKEKKLKFFIFAGFSSMVAYCIIMYFSMVLEFSYESWYLPMFLKGFGMCSLYISVWYYALDKLEINDMLPAIGLFLLWRSFVTVGLFSALFSWTQYQFQIESLGDLAVYMDGMTLNAQPNLSLKTIQLNAMIVANKKLFGYIVLAGFGILIFVMTHHFGYPKFTLNKLVRLFGGKSVVARRRLRERKKLAESLKDGVGSAI, from the coding sequence ATGTACAATCAAGGTCTTTTCAGCAATTGGGTTCCGAAACCGCTTCAGCTATTTATGCTGTTCCTGATCACGCTTGTCGCAATGCCGGTGAGTGGAGTGTATACGGGAAGTTTAAGCTATATGGTGGGCGATACGGGAGCACTGAGCGAATATTATATGTGGGCAAATTATGCCACAACAGTAGGGATGGGCGCTGCAATGCCTATCGTTTTGAGAGCTAAAATGCGTTTCAAAGTGCGAGATAAAGTCGTGGCTTTACTCGTATTGATGGGTGTTTTAAGTTTCATCAATGCTACAACTTCCAATCCGATGGTAATTGTTTTTGTATCATTGATTTTAGGGTTCTTCAAAACATTTATTACAATTGAAGTTTTTCTCCCGTTGATGATGCTGATGGGCGGAAGGGGAATATTTTATGGTGTTTTTTACACTTTTATTCTCGTGATAACTCAGGTTGCCAATTATTACGCCGTAGAATTTTCTATCATTCACAATTGGCGACAGTTCCTCATTTTTGTAGCGATTCTCTGTTTCATTGTAGCACTGATTTGCTGGGTATTGATGCACGATAAATATTTTGCGCTTAAAATGCCTTTGCATTATATCGACTGGCTGAGTATTCTTCTGTTTATTTCCACATTTATGTTTTCGGCGTATGTTTTTTCATTTGGGAAGCAACAGGATTGGCTCAATTCTCAGAATATTATCAATGCAAGTATTGCTGCATTTGTGAGTTTTGCTTTAATGGTCATTCGTCAGGCGACGTTAAAACGACCGTATTTATCATTTAAAATATTCACACGAAACAATGTGCAGGTCGGGTTATTTCTTTTGCTGTGTCTTGGGATGTTTCTCGCAACCACTTCACTTCAGAACATCTTTTCAGTCGGAGTTTTAGGATACGACCAGTTGACGAATGCGAAACTGAATATGATGATGATTCCGGGAATGTTGCTGGCAGGAATTTTAGCCGTGTATTGGTTTAAAAAAGAAAAAAAGCTCAAGTTTTTCATCTTTGCAGGTTTTTCGTCGATGGTAGCGTATTGCATCATAATGTATTTCTCGATGGTACTCGAGTTCAGTTATGAAAGCTGGTATCTGCCGATGTTTTTAAAAGGATTCGGGATGTGTTCGCTGTACATATCCGTTTGGTATTACGCTTTAGATAAGCTCGAAATCAACGATATGTTGCCGGCAATCGGGTTGTTTTTGCTTTGGCGTTCTTTCGTCACAGTCGGACTTTTCTCCGCTCTATTTTCGTGGACTCAATATCAATTTCAGATTGAAAGCCTTGGAGATTTAGCAGTCTATATGGACGGAATGACGCTCAACGCCCAGCCCAATCTCAGCCTGAAAACCATTCAGCTCAACGCAATGATTGTAGCCAACAAAAAACTATTCGGATATATTGTACTTGCCGGTTTCGGGATTTTAATTTTCGTAATGACCCATCATTTCGGATATCCTAAATTTACTTTAAATAAGCTCGTAAGACTCTTCGGCGGTAAATCCGTCGTTGCCCGAAGACGCTTAAGAGAAAGAAAAAAATTAGCAGAAAGCCTGAAAGACGGTGTAGGTTCTGCGATATAG
- a CDS encoding HlyD family secretion protein: MENKEQNTQDTKPAANSAVAKKKENKKNKIRAIISNIIVFAVIGFGLYWLVRQYFHIGDKTYTEAAQVEEFINPINTRVSAYIKEIKFIEHQQVKKGDTLVILDDREILTQLGQAEAAYQNALAQRSATSSSVNTVSNNVSVMESNIAGAKARLWNAEQNLNRYKNLLASEAVTRQQYDQMKTEYDAQKAAYETLVNQKQSANLSTTEVKSKLGINDAEIKRTKSALDMAKINLSYTVITAPYDGVMGRRLISEGQLIQPGQQVGTIVLNNQKWVTANFLESQMPNIKIGQKIMMTADALGGKQFEGVVTAVSAATGSRYSSVPTDNSTGNFIKVQQRIPVRIEFTASNKKEDVAKLSAGMNMNVSIK, translated from the coding sequence ATGGAAAACAAGGAACAAAATACTCAAGATACAAAACCGGCGGCTAATTCTGCCGTAGCGAAGAAGAAAGAAAATAAGAAAAATAAAATCAGAGCCATCATTTCAAACATCATCGTTTTTGCGGTGATTGGTTTCGGATTGTATTGGCTGGTTCGTCAGTACTTTCACATCGGCGACAAAACTTATACAGAAGCCGCTCAGGTGGAGGAATTTATTAATCCGATTAACACTAGAGTTTCGGCTTATATTAAAGAAATTAAATTTATAGAACATCAGCAGGTGAAAAAAGGCGATACTTTGGTCATTCTGGATGACCGAGAAATTCTTACACAGCTCGGTCAGGCAGAAGCGGCGTATCAAAATGCATTGGCTCAAAGATCAGCAACAAGTTCTTCTGTCAACACAGTTTCCAACAACGTAAGCGTGATGGAATCTAATATCGCCGGAGCAAAAGCCAGACTTTGGAATGCCGAACAGAATTTAAACCGATACAAAAACTTATTGGCTTCGGAAGCGGTAACAAGACAGCAATACGATCAGATGAAAACCGAATATGACGCCCAAAAAGCAGCCTATGAAACGTTGGTTAATCAAAAGCAATCGGCAAATCTTTCAACCACTGAAGTGAAATCTAAATTAGGAATTAACGATGCAGAAATCAAAAGAACAAAATCTGCATTGGATATGGCGAAAATCAATCTTTCTTACACCGTAATTACGGCACCTTACGATGGTGTAATGGGACGAAGACTGATTTCTGAAGGTCAGTTGATTCAGCCGGGACAGCAGGTTGGAACCATCGTTTTGAATAATCAGAAATGGGTAACCGCCAACTTTTTGGAAAGTCAAATGCCGAATATCAAAATCGGACAAAAGATAATGATGACTGCCGATGCATTGGGCGGAAAACAGTTTGAAGGAGTGGTGACTGCCGTTTCAGCAGCAACAGGTTCAAGATACTCTAGCGTTCCAACAGACAATTCAACTGGTAATTTCATTAAAGTTCAGCAAAGGATTCCCGTAAGAATCGAGTTTACAGCTTCCAATAAAAAAGAAGATGTTGCGAAACTGAGCGCGGGAATGAATATGAATGTTTCTATAAAATAA
- a CDS encoding TolC family protein, whose translation MVKNIKTAVSVLIGLFPALFFSQEIKQMTADEVAALAIQNHQQLKVSAQNIDIAKQQTDITKLQKLPTITASTSQFYLGNAIAIDKDFSNSTTIPMPHYGSSYAVQATQLIFKGGLVNKSIELAGLREQLSELDLEKNKQDVKFLVISNYLDIYKIINQEKVFQNNKKLAQERLKNINDFYKQGMITRNEVIRGELNIKNLDQGILTLVNNRKILNYNLNIALGLNSETQIVPVEDLGNKETGIGMDYYLNLAHDSNPQMKSAKTNIEVADKNIEIIKTDKMPTLSGFGGYTLQRPITTRNPVLDMYSGGWQGGISLSYNIDNLYKTKERVKLGEIQKNQANDAMTLVQQNLDMAVNAAYTKYQEAIQQAEILNDAKNLADENYKITEAKYLNQLAVQAEMLDAQNQKLQSELDFANAEINVLYQYYNLLKSTGTL comes from the coding sequence ATGGTTAAGAACATAAAAACAGCAGTCTCAGTTTTGATAGGTCTCTTTCCTGCGCTGTTTTTTTCACAAGAAATAAAACAGATGACCGCAGATGAAGTTGCCGCACTGGCAATTCAGAACCATCAGCAACTAAAAGTTTCTGCTCAGAATATCGACATCGCAAAACAGCAGACCGATATTACAAAACTTCAGAAACTTCCAACGATCACCGCTTCTACAAGTCAGTTTTACTTGGGAAACGCGATAGCTATCGACAAAGATTTTTCTAATTCAACAACGATTCCGATGCCGCATTATGGGAGTTCGTATGCGGTTCAGGCGACTCAACTCATCTTCAAGGGTGGATTGGTGAATAAGTCAATTGAATTGGCCGGACTTCGTGAGCAGCTTTCTGAATTGGATTTAGAAAAAAATAAACAAGACGTTAAGTTTTTGGTGATTTCAAATTATTTGGACATTTATAAAATCATCAATCAGGAAAAGGTTTTTCAAAACAACAAAAAACTGGCTCAGGAAAGATTAAAAAACATCAACGATTTCTACAAACAAGGAATGATTACAAGGAATGAAGTCATTCGTGGAGAATTGAATATCAAAAATCTCGACCAGGGAATTTTAACTTTAGTCAATAACAGAAAAATTCTTAATTATAATCTGAATATTGCTTTAGGTTTAAATTCTGAAACGCAGATTGTTCCTGTGGAAGATTTGGGTAACAAAGAAACCGGAATCGGAATGGATTATTATCTGAATCTCGCTCACGACAGCAATCCTCAGATGAAATCGGCAAAAACCAATATCGAAGTTGCCGATAAAAATATCGAAATCATTAAAACCGATAAAATGCCGACGCTTTCAGGTTTTGGAGGTTACACTTTACAAAGACCGATTACGACGAGAAATCCTGTTTTGGATATGTACTCCGGCGGTTGGCAGGGCGGAATTTCTTTGAGCTATAATATTGATAATTTATACAAAACCAAAGAAAGAGTGAAGCTTGGGGAAATCCAGAAAAATCAGGCGAATGATGCGATGACTTTGGTACAGCAAAATCTGGATATGGCTGTGAATGCGGCTTATACAAAATATCAGGAAGCCATTCAACAAGCAGAAATTCTGAATGATGCTAAAAATTTAGCCGATGAAAACTATAAGATTACAGAAGCTAAATATCTGAACCAATTGGCTGTACAGGCAGAAATGCTGGATGCACAAAACCAAAAACTGCAGTCGGAATTAGATTTTGCCAATGCGGAAATCAATGTGCTGTATCAATATTACAATCTGTTGAAATCTACCGGAACACTTTAA
- a CDS encoding helix-turn-helix domain-containing protein: MTALEKFGVEIFTQDTIHQRITVDKPFRPENPAFLFIKSGTIKLRQHLSDLELSANTFIVTDPQSVYELISFSDDFQSRMVSYKREFISTLSLKFNRLITYRYFRQQMNVGVPFSPDDLEVVWKSVNFLKYILDSDTEMIYKKEIVEHLFSVFCYQMAGIIANEDNSSMNQMSRQEEIVFLFLNDLSNHHLNNRNVEFYAERQSITTRHLSSVVKSITGRSASQIIASIVINEAKVYLNSSNMPVSEISSVLGFSDQYSFSHFFKKHLGMSPSQYRQQFQ, encoded by the coding sequence ATGACAGCTTTAGAAAAATTCGGGGTTGAGATTTTTACTCAGGACACGATTCATCAGAGAATTACGGTGGACAAACCTTTTCGTCCGGAGAATCCTGCGTTTTTGTTTATAAAAAGCGGAACGATAAAACTCAGGCAGCACCTGAGTGATCTGGAGCTTTCGGCCAATACTTTTATTGTTACAGATCCGCAAAGCGTCTATGAACTGATTTCTTTCAGCGATGATTTTCAGTCGAGGATGGTCTCTTATAAGCGCGAATTTATTTCTACATTGTCATTGAAATTTAACAGGTTAATTACCTATCGGTATTTCCGTCAGCAGATGAACGTCGGTGTTCCGTTTTCACCGGATGACCTGGAAGTGGTTTGGAAAAGCGTCAATTTTTTAAAATATATTCTCGATTCTGACACTGAAATGATCTACAAAAAAGAAATTGTGGAACATCTTTTCTCGGTTTTCTGTTATCAGATGGCAGGAATTATTGCCAATGAAGACAACAGCTCTATGAATCAGATGTCGAGACAGGAAGAGATTGTTTTTTTATTCCTTAATGATTTGTCAAATCATCATTTGAATAACCGCAATGTTGAGTTCTATGCGGAGCGACAATCCATTACAACCAGACATCTTTCGTCGGTGGTGAAGTCGATTACGGGAAGATCGGCAAGCCAGATTATTGCTTCTATTGTAATTAATGAAGCAAAAGTATATTTAAACTCTTCTAATATGCCTGTTTCAGAGATTTCCTCCGTTCTTGGCTTTAGCGACCAATACTCGTTTTCTCACTTTTTTAAGAAGCATTTGGGGATGAGTCCTAGTCAGTACAGACAGCAATTTCAATAA
- a CDS encoding AIM24 family protein: MSKFSIEAFVNETKENPQEKDYFELEKPELLEINLNNQAVWTKAGSMVGYVGNINFERQGMLSGGLGNLLKKAISGEGTKLMKAEGSGRLYVADNGKKVRILHLNNESISVNGNDVLAHDQSIKSDIKMLKSIAGVMAGGLFQVKLSGTGHIAITTHGHPLTLLVTPENPVFTDPNATVAWSGNLTPELKTNVSLKSLIGRGSGEEFQMKFSGNGWVLIQPYEEVYVITK, from the coding sequence ATGAGCAAATTTTCAATCGAAGCTTTCGTAAACGAAACAAAAGAAAACCCACAAGAAAAAGACTATTTCGAACTGGAAAAACCAGAACTTCTGGAAATCAATTTAAATAATCAAGCCGTTTGGACCAAAGCCGGAAGTATGGTTGGCTATGTTGGCAATATCAATTTCGAAAGACAGGGGATGTTGTCTGGCGGATTGGGAAATCTTCTGAAAAAAGCCATTTCTGGTGAAGGGACGAAACTAATGAAAGCCGAAGGTTCCGGCAGATTATACGTTGCGGATAACGGTAAAAAAGTAAGAATCCTGCACTTGAACAATGAGTCTATTTCGGTCAACGGAAACGACGTTCTTGCGCACGACCAAAGCATCAAAAGCGATATCAAAATGCTGAAAAGCATCGCAGGTGTTATGGCAGGCGGACTTTTCCAGGTCAAACTGAGCGGAACAGGTCACATCGCAATCACGACTCACGGACATCCTCTGACGCTTTTGGTGACACCGGAAAATCCCGTTTTCACAGATCCTAATGCGACCGTTGCTTGGTCAGGAAACCTAACGCCTGAGCTCAAAACCAACGTCTCTCTGAAAAGTCTTATTGGCAGGGGAAGTGGCGAAGAATTCCAGATGAAGTTCTCCGGAAACGGCTGGGTGCTCATCCAACCTTACGAGGAAGTTTACGTTATAACCAAATAA